The following are encoded in a window of Panicum virgatum strain AP13 chromosome 5N, P.virgatum_v5, whole genome shotgun sequence genomic DNA:
- the LOC120676055 gene encoding cis-prenyltransferase 4, chloroplastic-like, which translates to MPARRSSTAAPAAEAALLPAPLRAESLPRHVAVVMDGNARWARARGLPSAAGHEAGRRALEETVRLSRAWGVRALTAFAFSHENWSRPKVELEFVMGLFERVIHESVAGFLREGIWLRVIGDSSRLPVSLQKTAREAEEATRNNSQLDLTLAISYSGRRDIVQACRSLEAEQLPAVAVGVLGALLHGHAVARLRGGRLPGGPGLLPEQGEAVRCQEIVAQT; encoded by the exons ATGCCCGCGCGCCGGAGCAGCACCGCTGCACCGGCGGCCGAGGCCGCGCTCCTCCCGGCCCCCCTGCGCGCGGAGTCGCTGCCGCGGCACGTGGCGGTGGTGATGGACGGGAACGCGCggtgggcgcgcgcgcgggggctgCCGTCCGCGGCCGGGCACGAGgccgggcggcgcgcgctggAGGAGACGGTGCGGCTCTCCCGCGCCTGGGGCGTCCGCGCGCTCACCGCCTTCGCCTTCTCCCACGAGAACTGGAGCCGGCCCAAG GTGGAGCTGGAATTCGTAATGGGGCTGTTTGAGCGGGTGATCCACGAAAGCGTCGCTGGGTTCTTGAG GGAAGGAATTTGGCTACGTGTAATCGGCGACTCCTCGAGACTGCCGGTCTCTCTACAGAAGACAGCAAGAGAAGCAGAGGAGGCCACAAGGAACAACTCCCAGCTCGACCTGACACTGGCGAT AAGCTACAGCGGGCGGAGGGACATAGTGCAAGCATGCCGGAGCCTGGAGGCTGAGCAACTTCCTGCTGTGGCAGTCGGCGTACTCGGAGCTCTTCTTCACGGACACGCTGTGGCCCGACTTCGGGGAGGACGACTACCTGGAGGCCCTGGTCTCCTTCCAGAGCAGGGAGAGGCGGTTCGGTGTCAGGAAATTGTAGCGCAGACATGA
- the LOC120674360 gene encoding GABA transporter 1-like isoform X1 produces MGMEPVAASREDEEAKKMEAGGDTVGQKLDAGALFVLQSKGSWLHCGYHLTTSIVAPPLLSLPFAFAALGWTAGIICLVIGAAVTFYSYNLISRVLEHHAQQGRRQLRFRDMATDILGPGWGKYYIGPIQFLVCFGAVIACILLAGQSMKAIYLLANPGGTIKLYVFVAIFGVFMVILAQLPSFHSLRHVNLISLLLCLAYSFCAVAGSVYLGNSDKAPPKDYSITGDAQNRVFGVFNAIAIIATTFGNGIIPEIQATVAAPVTGKMFRGLCLCYAVVVTTFFSVAISGYWAVGNQAQGTLLSNFMVDGAAVIPEWLLLVTQLFTLLQLSAMGVVYLQPTNEVLEGLFSDAKQGQYAARNVAPRLASRTAAVALATTVAAMVPFFGDMNSLIGAFGFLPLDFAVPAVFYNVTFKPSKKGVVFWLNTAIAVVFSALAVTASVAAVRQIALDAKTYKLFANV; encoded by the exons GGTCATGGCTGCACTGCGGGTACCACCTGACGACGTCGATCGTGGCGCCGCCGCTTCTGAGCCTGCCGTTCGCGTTCGCGGCGCTGGGGTGGACGGCGGGGATCATCTGCCTCGTCATCGGCGCCGCCGTCACCTTCTACTCGTACAACCTCATCTCCCGCGTCCTGGAGCACCACGCGCAGCagggccgccgccagctccgcttCAGGGACATGGCCACGGACATCCTAG GGCCTGGATGGGGGAAATACTACATCGGCCCGATCCAGTTCCTGGTGTGCTTCGGAGCAGTCATCGCGTGCATTCTCCTGGCCGGCCAGAGCATGAAG GCGATCTACCTGCTAGCCAACCCGGGGGGCACGATCAAGCTGTACGTGTTCGTGGCCATCTTCGGCGTCTTCATGGTGATCCTGGCGCAGCTGCCGTCGTTCCACTCGCTCCGGCACGTCAACCTCATCTCCCTGCTGCTGTGCCTCGCTTACAGCTTCTGCGCCGTCGCCGGCTCCGTATACCTAG GAAACTCCGACAAGGCGCCCCCGAAGGACTACTCGATCACGGGTGACGCGCAGAACCGTGTGTTCGGCGTGTTCAACGCCATCGCCATCATCGCCACCACATTTGGCAACGGCATCATCCCTGAGATACAG GCAACTGTGGCGGCGCCGGTGACGGGGAAGATGTTCAGGGGGCTGTGCCTGTGCTACGCGGTGGTGGTCACGACCTTCTTCAGCGTGGCCATCTCGGGGTACTGGGCGGTCGGCAACCAGGCGCAGGGCACCCTGCTGAGCAACTTCATGGTGGACGGCGCGGCCGTGATCCCGGAGTGGCTCCTCCTCGTCACCCAGCTCTTCACGCTGCTGCAGCTCTCGGCGATGGGCGTGGTGTACCTGCAGCCGACCAACGAGGTCCTGGAGGGCCTCTTCTCGGACGCCAAGCAGGGGCAGTACGCGGCGCGGAACGTGGCGCCGCGGCTCGCGTCCCGCACGGCGGCCGTCGCGCTGgccaccaccgtcgccgccatggTGCCCTTCTTCGGGGACATGAACTCGCTCATCGGCGCCTTCGGGTTCCTGCCGCTCGACTTCGCCGTGCCGGCGGTGTTCTACAACGTCACGTTCAAGCCGTCCAAGAAGGGGGTCGTGTTCTGGCTCAACACGGCCATCGCCGTCGTGTTCTCGGCGCTCGCCGTGACCGCGTCCGTCGCGGCGGTGAGGCAGATCGCGCTGGACGCCAAGACCTACAAGCTTTTCGCCAACGTGTGA